The window AATACGCGCTGAAAATTGATTTTGAAATGGAACCCCCGATGTTTAAAGTATCAAATACTCACTATGCAAAAACATGGCTATTACATGAAAGCGCACCGAAAGTTGATCCTCCTGAAATTGTGAAGAGAATGAAAGTGCACTATAAATCTTTCAAACGCAGTCATGAAAGAGGGTAATTGAAGATGAACTTAAAAGAAGAAAAACTGTTGGAGATACAAGGCCTTAAACAACATTTTAAAGTTAGCAAAGAAAATACAGTAAAAGCTGTTGATGGTATTTCCTTTGATATATATAAAGGTGAAACGTTTGGCTTAGTTGGAGAATCTGGTTGTGGGAAATCTACAACAGGGCGGACAATTATTCGCTTATACAACGCAACAGATGGTAAGGTATTTTATAATGGTGAGAACGTCCACGGGAAGAAGTCAAAAAAGGAATTAAAATCTTTTAATAGAAAAATGCAGATGATCTTTCAGGATCCATATGCGTCACTAAATCCACGCATGAAAGTATCTGATATTATAGCAGAAGGAATTGATATTCATGGTCTCGCTTCTTCTAAACAAGATCGGATGAATAGAGTCCATGAGTTATTAGAAATCGTTGGACTTAATCGTGAGCATGCGAGTCGTTTCCCCCATGAATTCAGTGGTGGACAAAGACAACGTATAGGGATTGCAAGGGCACTAGCAGTAGACCCAGAATTTATCATTGCAGATGAGCCTATTTCAGCGTTGGATGTGTCTATTCAAGCCCAAGTCGTGAACTTGATGAAAAAACTTCAGAAAGAAAAAGGACTTACATATTTATTTATTGCGCATGACTTATCTATGGTCAAGTACATTAGCGATCGAATCGGCGTAATGTATCGTGGGAAAATTGTAGAGTTAGCAATGAGTGATGAACTGTATAGCGATCCAATTCACCCTTATACTAGATCACTATTATCGGCAATTCCATTACCAGATCCAGATCATGAGCGCTCTCGTAAAAGAATAATTTATGATCCTCTCCAGCATAATTATGACAAAGAGACACCTACAATGAGGGAAATAAAACAAGGGCATTATGTTTACTGTTCGGAATCAGAGTATAAGCTGTATAAGGACAGATCGTAATTTATAAAAAGAATGATCTCTACATAGAGGTCATTCTTTTTTGAAGGGCTGTTTTCCCAATGATTGCTGCTTTTCAGTCTAAGGTATATGCAATCCATATTGCGTATATGGCATCTTAAAAGCAATATACCATTGTGAAAATTAACGATACTAATATTCTACTTATTGCTTAAGTAATTCTAAATTTTTCCTTAAGGCCCTTTTGTAAACTTTGTTGTTAATTATACAAAATTACCACGGTAAAAAAGAAGTCTTATGTGATTCTCATCATAATATAGCAGATAAGATGCCGCGAAACTACAGTTGTATCCATGTTTATCTATTAGTACGAATAACAGCAATAAAATGCGAAAACAGCATGGATTGAGTAAATATTAAGAATTATTTGGTATAATTTATAATAAGTAGTAATTTTCTCTCATTCAAATGTGTTAGACAATATAATACAAAAGAGAAAATCACAATAGCTTAACTATAAAGTGGCCCTGAAAAACGAACAATTTTCTTTAGATTACGGGACTACCAACTACTATTTATATGATAAATGTTTTGGTTGGGGTCACTAGTTTCTTCTAAAATTTAAATGCATCTCACATCAAACAAATAATGTTAGGTTATTTATATTTAAATTTTATGCCTTAGTTCCTTTAACTGACAAAAAAGATCCTTTCAAGGTATAATATTCCATAGTGGAGTGGTATCATGTTAGCTAATATTTTATCAATAGATTATAAAATAATAGTTAAAAAGGTGTAAAGCTTGGATGTGCACACGAAAGGTTGAAAAGAATGTGATAACATTCCTTAAAGAATAAGTATAAACAAAACTATGGATTTGAATTTTCTATGGGGTATAAGGGGAGTTAAGATGATTATCAGACCAATTGAAGTAAACGACGCAGAAAGCTTTTTAGAACTAAGTAAACGAATTGATGAATCAGGATTTATGTTATATGAACCTGGGGAAAAGGCGACAACACTTGAACAACAAAGAAAGTTTATAGAAAGTATTATAGCTGAAAAGAACTCTTTATTCCTAGTAGCAGAAGTAGAGCATAAATTAGTTGGATTTATGAGTGCATTTGGAGGTAAAGTTAAACGAAAGAAACATTCCGCATATCTTGTTTTAGGTATACTTGATGATTTTCAAGGACGAGGCATAGCATCAAGTCTATTTAATAGTGTATTCGATTGGGCTAAAGATAAAGGAATATCTAGGCTGGAACTCACAGTAGTAAAAGACAATATAAAGGCATTTAACTTATATAGAAAAATGGGATTTGTTATTGAGGGTGAAAAAGTGAATTCATTAATCATAAATGGTCAACCTATGAACGAATATTATATGTACAAGTTACTATAACACATAGATGCTATCCTTTACATGAACTTATCTATTAATATTAACAACAATAATTCATAATTTGTATTACTGAGCAAATAAGTAGATATAATAAAATATAAGTAAAGCCATTGTTGAGTTTATTGCTCAATCGTGGCTTTTATGCTTTTTGTCAAGGGCTATCTATAAATCATCATACATTTCATTTCTAATGCTGTTTCGTATTCATTAATGTCTTTCGTATAAGGAAGTCAATACAAACTCAACAAGAATCTATGAGTAGTTTATGTACCGTGAATTCATAACAATTGTATATGTCTATTTTAGCTAGGGTATTTTGTAATCCTTAAAAAAGTTTATGAACTATCATTGTATTCTTTATTGAATTATGAGAATATATTAAAAATAATTAGGCATGTATAGTACATAAATTTTATAAAGGAGAAAGTGTATGAACAATTCGATACAGGATATGCTCAATCAATATAGTGAAAAACAACAGAACCGTGGCAGACTTTTAATTAGTTGTGCAGACAAGCAAGGAATCGTGGCGGCAGTTTCAAAGTTTTTGTTTAACCATGGTGCAAACATTATTGAATCAAGTCAATACTCAACAAATCCAGAAGGTGGCGTCTTTTTTATTAGAATTGAATTTGAATGTCCAGACTTGCTGCATAAAGGGAGTGTTATGAAAAAGCAGTTCCAAAGCATTGCTGATCAATTTTCCATGGAGTGGCAACTTACATTCGTTCATGAATTAAAGAAAACAGCCATTTTCGTTTCTAAGGAGCTTCATTGTCTGCAGGAACTTTTATGGGAATGGCAAAATAGAGATTTGATGACGAATATTGCGTTAGTCATTAGTAATCATGAAGATGCAAGGGAAATAGTCGAATCTTTAGATATACCTTTCTATTATATCCCTGCAAGTAAAGACAATAGGAAAGAGGTAGAAAGTACTCAGCTTCAATTGTTAAAAGAGTATGAGGTAGATCTGATAATATTAGCTAGATATATGCAAATATTGACATCAGAATTTGTTGAATCATATCCTAATCAAATCATTAACATCCATCATTCGTTCTTACCAGCATTTGTCGGAGCAAGACCGTATGACAGAGCATACCAAAGAGGTGTAAAGCTCATTGGAGCTACATCCCACTATGTTACGAATGACCTTGATGAAGGACCGATCATCGAGCAAGATATTATGAGAGTAAACCACCGTGATAATGTTGAGTCCTTGAAGAAAATAGGCAGTTCTATTGAAAGAAGTGTTCTTGCTCTAGCAGTTAAATGGCACCTAGAAGATCGAGTGATTGTTTACAAAAACAAAACCATTGTATTTTAAAATTTTGTAGTAGTTAACGTAGTTGACTACATATGAATGTTAAGGTTGTTATTATAGAGAGAGGTGAGAATCAGCACCTCTCCTCAAAATGTTGTTAAATAGCTTTGACTACTGTTGCAAGTATGACAACCAGTAGTATAAATAACACAAGAATTAACGCAAACCCAGTACCCACTGAGTCACCAACAAGGACAGGTTGATTGTAACAGGGTGCAGAATTTGTACAACCTCTCTCGTAGCCGTATCTGTAGGCAGAGTGTCTAACATCAGGTACAGCCCCGTAGTTGTATCCAGTATATCCTTGAGCTCCCCCATAATTATGCATAAACTAACCTCCCTTTCTTCTCCATATATGTGTATGAAAGAATGGGCAAATTGTCTATAAGAATACAGATTATTTATATTTTATTGATGATCCTTCATTACAACATGTTGAATATTTATATAGTATTAAGTCGAATTATCTAACTGCTACAACCTCTAATTTCTTCCATGTCAATACAATTAATCCGTGAAAAAATTCACAATGTCGTCAATAACGATCCGTCATATACACCATATTAATAGTATAATTGGTAATAAATAAACAATTAATTCTTATTTTCTTACTCTGAGTTGTGAAACAATTCACAAATGAAATCGCTTTAATGAAAATTTAATGATAATAATGGAGGAAGTTAACATGGACAAAATGAGCACAATGATAAAAGAAACTGCATGGGAGAATTTTAACGAAGGAAATTGGATGCATGCCATTGATGTAAGAGACTTTATTCAAAATAATGTGACACCATATACAGGTAATGAAGATTTTCTTGCTCTACCAACAGCAAAAACATCTAGCTTATGGGAAGAAGTTTTAGAGTTAACGAAAAAAGAACGAAAAAATGGTGGTGTACTGGATGTTGATACTAAAACAGTATCTACCATTACTTCTCATAGGCCAGGATATATAAATAAAGATTTAGAAAGTGTTGTTGGTTTACAAACTGATGCACCGCTAAAGCGCTCTATACAACCATTCGGTGGTATTCGAATGGTGAAGGATGCATGTAACGCATATGGATTTACGCTTGAACCAGAAGTAGAGAAAATTTTTACTGAGTACCGCAAAACCCATAACCAAGGAGTATTTGATGTGTATACTCCTGAAATGAGAAAGGCTCGAAAAGCTGGGATCATTACTGGACTACCTGATGCATATGGGAGAGGGCGAATTATCGGTGACTACCGTCGAGTAGCTTTATACGGTGTAGATCGCTTAATGGATGAAAAAAGAAAAGCCCATGCCCAACTTGAAAATAATATGATGAGTGACGCAGTGATTCGTGATCGTGAAGAAATTTCTGAACAGTTTAGGGCATTACAAGAACTGAAGGATATGGCAGCTTCTTATGGATTTGACATTTCTAAGCCTGCCAAAAATGCACGCGAAGCAATTCAATGGTTGTATTTTGCCTATCTTGCTGCGATAAAAGAACAAAATGGTGCTGCTATGAGTCTAGGGCGCGTCTCAACATTTTTAGATATTTATTTTGAAAGAGAATTGAATAATGGAACGATGACTGAGTCAGAGATACAAGAGACAGTTGATCATTTTGTTATGAAGCTACGGATGGTTCAATTTTTACGTACGCCAGATTACAACGAATTATTTAGCGGTGATCCAACGTGGGTCACAGAATCAATTGGTGGCATGGGTTTAGATGGACGTCCCCTTGTGTCGAAAACATCATTTAGATTTTTGCATACGTTAGATAATTTAGGACCAGCTCCTGAGCCGAATTTAACAGTATTATGGTCCACAGAGCTACCGGAACATTTCAAGCGTTATTGCTCTAAAATGTCTATTAAAACAAGCTCCATTCAATACGAAAATGATGATCTAATGCGTGAAGAATATGGTGATGACTATGGGATTGCATGTTGTGTGTCTGCCATGAAAATCGGTAAGCAAATGCAATTTTTTGGGGCTCGTGCGAATTTAGCGAAAGCTTTATTATATGCAATCAATGGTGGGATTGATGAAAAGTTAGGTGTGCAAGTGGGACCTAACTTTGAACCGATCAAAGCAGATATTCTAGGTTATGACGAAGTGTTTGAAAAATATGATAAGATGCTAGATTGGCTTGCAAAATTATACATGAATACATTAAATGTAATTCACTATATGCATGATAAATATTCATACGAACGGATTGAAATGGCTCTACATGATGAAGAAATATTACGAACGATGGCATGTGGTATTGCTGGGTTGTCTGTTGTAGCAGATTCATTAAGTGCCATTAAGTATGCAAAAGTGCGTCCAATTAGAAATGAATATGGAATCGCTGTAGATTTTGAAATCGAAGGTGACTACCCTCAGTTCGGAAACGATGATGATCGAGTTGATTCAATTGCAACAGAGTTAGTTGAGAATTTCATGAATAAGTTACGCCAGCACCCGACTTATCGAAATTCACTGCCTACTCAATCCATTTTAACGATCACATCAAATGTGGTGTATGGTAAAAAAACAGGTACAACTCCTGATGGTAGAAAAGCTGGTGAACCATTTGCACCAGGAGCAAACCCTTTACATGGACGTGATAAAAAAGGTGCATTAGCTTCGCTGAATTCAGTAGCTAAGCTTCCTTACGATGACTGTTTAGATGGAATCTCCTGTACTTTTTCAATGGTTCCAAAATCTCTCGGAAAAGAAGCTGACACGAGAATAAGTAACCTTGTTTCGATTTTAGATGGTTATATGAGACAAGAGGGACATCATATTAATGTAAATGTATTTGAAAGAGAGCAATTACTAGATGCAATGGAGCATCCAGAAAAATATCCACAATTAACGATTCGTGTCTCTGGCTATGCCGTAAACTTTATTAAATTAACTCGTGAGCAACAGATAGACGTAATTAATAGAACATTCCATGAAAGTATGTGATCAGCATGAAAGGACGAATTCACTCAGTTGAAACTTGTGGTACAGTAGATGGACCAGGATTGCGTTATATCGTATTCACACAAGGCTGTCCGTTACGTTGTATTTATTGCCACAACCCAGATACTTGGAAAGTAGCTGGAGGTAAAGAAGAAGATACGAATGACTTAATTGAAGATATAAAAAAATATATGTCCTATATGAGTTTTTCAAATGGTGGTGTTACTGTAAGTGGTGGAGAACCACTAGTTCAAGCTGATTTTATCATTGATTTATTTAAGAAATGTAAAGCACTGGGCATTCATACAGCATTAGATACAGCGGGATCTGTAATACCTGCAAATATAGACGAGATCTTAGATTTAACTGACCTTGTTCTTCTGGATATTAAACATATAGACGAACAAAAACATCAAGACATTACAGGTTTATCTAATAAAAATACGATTTCATTTGCAAACCGTTTAAATGATAAGGGAATTCCTATATGGGTTAGGCATGTGCTCGTTCCAGGGTATACAGATCAGGAACAAGATTTAGACCGACTTGGACAATTTATAGGTACGTTATCGAATGTTGAAAAGGTAGAAATACTACCTTATCATAAAATGGGTGAATATAAATGGAAAGCACTTTGTTTGGACAATGAATTAATTGATACAAATCCACCTTCAGCCGAAGAGGTTGACAAAGCATACAAAATAGTTACATCGTACTCACCTACACTTATGAAATGATTAAAAAAAGAAGTAACACTAAACATCGTGTTACTTCTTTTTATGATGATGACGTTAGTTGGGGGATAAATATGTGCAATTGATCCATAAAGCTTGAAATTTGACCCATAAATGTGTGGAATTGACCCACAAAGATTAAGAATTGACCGATAAATGTGTGGAATTGACCCATAAAGATTAAGAATTGACCGATAAATATATGAAATTTGACCCATAAAATATTTATTGACCCAAACTCTGTCAAAACTGACTGCTACACTAACAATAAAACAAAGTTAAAAAAGATGTCACAAAATATACATACAGGGGTATATTGACAATCACACTATGTATACAGTATTATGTAGGTGTACTAAATAACAAATTGTTTGTGAAATGTTGAGCAAGTATATTTTTTAATGAATTATATACCCATATAGGTAATTGAGGAGGATGACAATGAAAAAGAAAATAGTGATAGTCGGTGGAGTTGCAGGTGGAGCAACAGCAGCAGCAAGGTTACGAAGATTAGATGAAAATGCAGAAATTATCATGTTTGAACGTGGAGAATATATATCTTTCGCAAACTGTGGTTTACCTTATCATATTAGTGAAGTGATTCCGCAGAGGGACAGTCTTCTCGTTCAAACTGTTGAGGGGATGAGTAAGAAGTTTAACCTAGATATTCGAAATTTTTCAGAAGTGGTAAAAATCAACCGTGAAGAAAAAACTGTAACGGTACAACAAGTACAAACTGGTAAAAAGTATCAAGAAACATATGACAAGCTGATCTTATCTCCAGGAGCAAGACCAATAGTTCCCTCATTTGAAGGTCTTGAACAAGTGAGGAACATGTTCACTTTACGAAATGTACCAGACACCGATCGCATAAAAGCGTGGGTAGATCAGCAACAACCAAAAAAAGCGGTTATCGTTGGTGGTGGGTTTATCGGGCTTGAGATGGCAGAAAGCCTTCATCATCGTGGCATTGAAGTGACAGTAGTTGAACTCGGTAAACAAGTGATGGCGCCACTTGATCCAGAGATGGCTGCGATTGTTCATGAACATTTACGTGACAAGAATGTAAATCTCATTTTGGAGGATGGAGTTAAAGCTTTCAAAAATAATGGTAAAACAATTGTGTTGAACAGTGGTAAAGAAATAGAAAGTGATATTACCATTTTATCAATTGGTGTTCAAGCAGAGAATGAACTTGCCATTGAATCTGGATTAGAAGTAGGAAAACGCGGTGGCATTGTAGTTAATGAGCACCTTCAAACAACTGATAAAAATATATATGCAATTGGTGATGCAATTGAAGTGAAGGATTATTTATTAGGCACAGCAACAATGGTTCCGCTAGCATGGCCTGCTAATCGTCAAGGCCGTTTAGCTGCTGATCATATTTATGGTTTAAATGTTGCTTACAAAGGCACTTTAGGAACTGCAGTTGCCAAAGTGTTTGACTTAACTGTAGCAGTAACGGGGAATAATGCAAAAACATTAAAACATTTGAACATTACTTTCGAAGCTGTGCACGTACATCCAAACTCTAATGCAAGTTATTATCCTGGAGGAAGTCCCGTTTCACTTAAAATGACTTTTGATCCTAACAGTGGAAAAATATTTGGGGTGCAAGGCGTGGGTATTAATGGAGTTGAGAAAAGAATTGACGTAATTGCTACAGCCATTAAAGGTGGATTGTATGTTCATGATTTACCAGATTTAGAGCTAGCTTATGCACCTCCGTACTCTTCAGCCAAGGATCCAGTCAATATGTTAGGATATGTAGCAACTAATGTAGTAGATAAAGAGTTGAAAGTTGTTCATTTTGACCAAATAGATAAAATTATTAATGACGGAGGGTATTTAATTGACGTTCGTGAACCGATGGAATTGGAGCTTGGAGATATTGAAGGCTCCGCGAATATTCCACTGGGGGACTTGCGAGAACAATTAGCAGAATTACCGAAAGATAAACCAATTTATATCACATGTCAAGTAGGGTTACGTGGTTATTTAGCGACTCGTATTCTACAGCAACATGGATTCGATGCATACAATTTAAGTGGTGGCTATAAAACATACTGTTATTACGAAAGAGATAAAAAAGGACGCAGTAATAACAATGTGAAAAATGACAAAGTATGTACCGACAACGATCATATTTTGATAAAAAAAAAGACGATAGACCAACAATAGAGCTTAATTGTATAGGTTTACAATGCCCGGGCCCAATTACTGAAGTATTTAAACGAATGGATATGATGAATCCAGGTGAAATTTTAGAAATCAAAGTAAAAGATCCAGGCTTCTCTAGAGATATTGAGGAATGGTGTGACAAAACTGGTAACACCTTTTTATCCAAATTACAAAACGATACTGAATACTCCGTTTTCATCCAAAAAGGAAAAGGTCATACAGACATGAGTTCAACACCTCAGCTTCCTATTCATTCAGAAGAAAAAGGTGTAACTTTAATCGTCTTTGATCAAGACTATGACAAAGCGATTGCTTCATTTATCATTGCGACTGGAGCTGTTGCGATGGGGAAAAAAGTGACGATGTTCTTTACCTTTTGGGGGCTCAATATCTTAAGAAAAACGATATCACAGAAAAAAGATAAAGATTTTATGAGTAAAATGTTTGGAGCGATGATGCCTGCGGGACCAAATAAATTACCCCTATCAAATATGAATATGGGTGGCCTAGGTGTAAAACTGATACAAAGGGTCATGGAAAATAAAAATATTGATAATTTAGGAACGCTTATGCATACAGCGATGGAGTTAGGAGTTGACATGATTGTATGTTCTATGAGTATGGATGTTATGGGTATTCATCAAGAAGAACTTATTGACGGTATTCAAATCGGTGGCGTTGCAACATATTTAGGTAAAGCTGAAGAATCAAATATAAATTTATTTATATAATGGGAACTGACCTCAGGTGTTTTATTGCGACACCTGGGGTCAGTTTCTTATATGTTAAAATAGTATCATTGTTGTTACTTTTCCCTTTTAGTTATGAGATTGGTTTCGGTTTATGGATTGAATGGTATTATTTGTTGCGAGGTGACTGTATATGAAAATGAATGTTGGAATAATTGGGTGTGGGTCTATAACAGAATTTCGTCATGCTCCAGAGTACACGAATCATCCACACGTGAAAGATGTGTTTTTTTATGATCGTAATCTAGAAAGAGCAAAGAGACTTGCCAGTATCTTTAATGGAAAAGTAGTTGATGAGATGGAACAAATGTTTAAAGACTCATCTATTCATGCAATTAGTGATTGTTCCTCTAACGAGTCTCATCATATAGTAACCACACAGGCACTACTTAATGATAAGCATGTGTTATGTGAAAAACCAATTGCAAACACAATCAGTGATGCAGAAAAAATGATAAAAACCGCAAAAGAGTCAGGTAAAATTCTTATGATAGCTCAAAACCAGAGGTTTACGAAAGCTCACAAAAAAGCTAAAGAACTTATACATAGTGGTATTTTAGGGAAAGTTTTAACATTTAAGACAAGCTTTGGTCATAAAGGCCCTGAGCATTGGGGTGTAACAAAAAGTAATGCAACATGGTTTTTTAAGAAAGAGAG of the Bacillus sp. SM2101 genome contains:
- a CDS encoding ATP-binding cassette domain-containing protein, with translation MNLKEEKLLEIQGLKQHFKVSKENTVKAVDGISFDIYKGETFGLVGESGCGKSTTGRTIIRLYNATDGKVFYNGENVHGKKSKKELKSFNRKMQMIFQDPYASLNPRMKVSDIIAEGIDIHGLASSKQDRMNRVHELLEIVGLNREHASRFPHEFSGGQRQRIGIARALAVDPEFIIADEPISALDVSIQAQVVNLMKKLQKEKGLTYLFIAHDLSMVKYISDRIGVMYRGKIVELAMSDELYSDPIHPYTRSLLSAIPLPDPDHERSRKRIIYDPLQHNYDKETPTMREIKQGHYVYCSESEYKLYKDRS
- a CDS encoding GNAT family N-acetyltransferase — translated: MIIRPIEVNDAESFLELSKRIDESGFMLYEPGEKATTLEQQRKFIESIIAEKNSLFLVAEVEHKLVGFMSAFGGKVKRKKHSAYLVLGILDDFQGRGIASSLFNSVFDWAKDKGISRLELTVVKDNIKAFNLYRKMGFVIEGEKVNSLIINGQPMNEYYMYKLL
- the purU gene encoding formyltetrahydrofolate deformylase, whose protein sequence is MNNSIQDMLNQYSEKQQNRGRLLISCADKQGIVAAVSKFLFNHGANIIESSQYSTNPEGGVFFIRIEFECPDLLHKGSVMKKQFQSIADQFSMEWQLTFVHELKKTAIFVSKELHCLQELLWEWQNRDLMTNIALVISNHEDAREIVESLDIPFYYIPASKDNRKEVESTQLQLLKEYEVDLIILARYMQILTSEFVESYPNQIINIHHSFLPAFVGARPYDRAYQRGVKLIGATSHYVTNDLDEGPIIEQDIMRVNHRDNVESLKKIGSSIERSVLALAVKWHLEDRVIVYKNKTIVF
- a CDS encoding YjcZ family sporulation protein codes for the protein MHNYGGAQGYTGYNYGAVPDVRHSAYRYGYERGCTNSAPCYNQPVLVGDSVGTGFALILVLFILLVVILATVVKAI
- the pflB gene encoding formate C-acetyltransferase, with amino-acid sequence MIKETAWENFNEGNWMHAIDVRDFIQNNVTPYTGNEDFLALPTAKTSSLWEEVLELTKKERKNGGVLDVDTKTVSTITSHRPGYINKDLESVVGLQTDAPLKRSIQPFGGIRMVKDACNAYGFTLEPEVEKIFTEYRKTHNQGVFDVYTPEMRKARKAGIITGLPDAYGRGRIIGDYRRVALYGVDRLMDEKRKAHAQLENNMMSDAVIRDREEISEQFRALQELKDMAASYGFDISKPAKNAREAIQWLYFAYLAAIKEQNGAAMSLGRVSTFLDIYFERELNNGTMTESEIQETVDHFVMKLRMVQFLRTPDYNELFSGDPTWVTESIGGMGLDGRPLVSKTSFRFLHTLDNLGPAPEPNLTVLWSTELPEHFKRYCSKMSIKTSSIQYENDDLMREEYGDDYGIACCVSAMKIGKQMQFFGARANLAKALLYAINGGIDEKLGVQVGPNFEPIKADILGYDEVFEKYDKMLDWLAKLYMNTLNVIHYMHDKYSYERIEMALHDEEILRTMACGIAGLSVVADSLSAIKYAKVRPIRNEYGIAVDFEIEGDYPQFGNDDDRVDSIATELVENFMNKLRQHPTYRNSLPTQSILTITSNVVYGKKTGTTPDGRKAGEPFAPGANPLHGRDKKGALASLNSVAKLPYDDCLDGISCTFSMVPKSLGKEADTRISNLVSILDGYMRQEGHHINVNVFEREQLLDAMEHPEKYPQLTIRVSGYAVNFIKLTREQQIDVINRTFHESM
- the pflA gene encoding pyruvate formate-lyase-activating protein gives rise to the protein MKGRIHSVETCGTVDGPGLRYIVFTQGCPLRCIYCHNPDTWKVAGGKEEDTNDLIEDIKKYMSYMSFSNGGVTVSGGEPLVQADFIIDLFKKCKALGIHTALDTAGSVIPANIDEILDLTDLVLLDIKHIDEQKHQDITGLSNKNTISFANRLNDKGIPIWVRHVLVPGYTDQEQDLDRLGQFIGTLSNVEKVEILPYHKMGEYKWKALCLDNELIDTNPPSAEEVDKAYKIVTSYSPTLMK
- a CDS encoding CoA-disulfide reductase — translated: MKKKIVIVGGVAGGATAAARLRRLDENAEIIMFERGEYISFANCGLPYHISEVIPQRDSLLVQTVEGMSKKFNLDIRNFSEVVKINREEKTVTVQQVQTGKKYQETYDKLILSPGARPIVPSFEGLEQVRNMFTLRNVPDTDRIKAWVDQQQPKKAVIVGGGFIGLEMAESLHHRGIEVTVVELGKQVMAPLDPEMAAIVHEHLRDKNVNLILEDGVKAFKNNGKTIVLNSGKEIESDITILSIGVQAENELAIESGLEVGKRGGIVVNEHLQTTDKNIYAIGDAIEVKDYLLGTATMVPLAWPANRQGRLAADHIYGLNVAYKGTLGTAVAKVFDLTVAVTGNNAKTLKHLNITFEAVHVHPNSNASYYPGGSPVSLKMTFDPNSGKIFGVQGVGINGVEKRIDVIATAIKGGLYVHDLPDLELAYAPPYSSAKDPVNMLGYVATNVVDKELKVVHFDQIDKIINDGGYLIDVREPMELELGDIEGSANIPLGDLREQLAELPKDKPIYITCQVGLRGYLATRILQQHGFDAYNLSGGYKTYCYYERDKKGRSNNNVKNDKVCTDNDHILIKKKTIDQQ
- a CDS encoding DsrE/DsrF/DrsH-like family protein; amino-acid sequence: MYRQRSYFDKKKDDRPTIELNCIGLQCPGPITEVFKRMDMMNPGEILEIKVKDPGFSRDIEEWCDKTGNTFLSKLQNDTEYSVFIQKGKGHTDMSSTPQLPIHSEEKGVTLIVFDQDYDKAIASFIIATGAVAMGKKVTMFFTFWGLNILRKTISQKKDKDFMSKMFGAMMPAGPNKLPLSNMNMGGLGVKLIQRVMENKNIDNLGTLMHTAMELGVDMIVCSMSMDVMGIHQEELIDGIQIGGVATYLGKAEESNINLFI
- a CDS encoding Gfo/Idh/MocA family oxidoreductase — protein: MKMNVGIIGCGSITEFRHAPEYTNHPHVKDVFFYDRNLERAKRLASIFNGKVVDEMEQMFKDSSIHAISDCSSNESHHIVTTQALLNDKHVLCEKPIANTISDAEKMIKTAKESGKILMIAQNQRFTKAHKKAKELIHSGILGKVLTFKTSFGHKGPEHWGVTKSNATWFFKKERSFIGVAGDLGIHKVDLLRYLLNDDIEEVSSFQGALHKKNEEGSPIEVCDNIVGILKTKKGALGTASFSWTYYGDGDDSTIIHLEKGCIKINHNPQFDIEITTIDGKKQTYQYDANHHDTNSGVIDNFVDSIIHQRQPLVTGEDGLASLKVIMAMVKSAETRTVVMV